Proteins encoded in a region of the Elusimicrobia bacterium HGW-Elusimicrobia-1 genome:
- a CDS encoding RNA-splicing ligase RtcB yields MTSIIPLTKIDDWRWRIEQTGDMLVPGIVYASEKMVPHIIAERAAEQVANVACLPGIVGAAMAMPDVHWGYGFPIGGVAAFDADTGVISPGGVGYDINCGVRLLRTNLSRNEITISELIDELFRHIPSGVGSTGKITLSQSEVGQVLEKGAGWAVKRGFGVPSDIDFTEESGAMDGADPEAVSPRAASRGREQLGTLGAGNHFLEIQEVAEIYDASAAAAYGLFAGQITVMIHTGSRGLGYQVCDDNAKSFVEISRKYSIRLPDHQLAAAPFSSPEGQKYFSAMAAAANYAWANRQLITHWTREVFTRVLARPLSDIGLELVYDVAHNIAKREKHAGREVVVHRKGATRAFAAGHPDIPRAYADIGQPVLLPGTMGTASYVLTGTQPAMKETWGSNPHGAGRVMSRSQILKKVRGEQLKNRLASEGIYVVSESWKTLAEEAPEAYKDISEVAAVCSGAGIAKKVARMRPLGVIKG; encoded by the coding sequence ATGACATCAATCATTCCACTCACAAAAATCGACGACTGGCGATGGCGCATTGAACAAACCGGCGATATGCTTGTGCCCGGGATTGTTTACGCGTCGGAAAAAATGGTCCCGCACATTATCGCCGAGCGCGCGGCCGAGCAGGTGGCGAATGTCGCCTGTCTTCCCGGAATCGTCGGCGCTGCGATGGCTATGCCCGACGTTCACTGGGGCTACGGATTTCCGATAGGGGGCGTGGCGGCTTTCGACGCGGACACCGGCGTAATATCGCCGGGGGGCGTCGGCTACGACATTAACTGCGGCGTACGACTTCTCAGGACAAATCTTTCCAGAAACGAAATAACAATCTCGGAATTGATAGACGAACTTTTCCGCCATATTCCGTCGGGTGTGGGTTCCACGGGCAAAATTACTCTGTCGCAGTCGGAAGTCGGGCAGGTTCTTGAAAAAGGAGCCGGCTGGGCGGTAAAACGCGGTTTCGGCGTTCCGTCGGATATTGACTTTACCGAAGAATCCGGAGCCATGGATGGAGCTGATCCCGAAGCGGTCTCGCCCCGCGCTGCGTCAAGAGGACGCGAACAACTGGGCACACTCGGCGCAGGCAATCATTTTCTTGAAATTCAGGAAGTGGCGGAAATTTACGACGCGAGCGCCGCCGCCGCTTACGGTCTTTTTGCGGGGCAGATTACCGTAATGATTCATACCGGTTCCCGCGGGCTGGGTTATCAGGTTTGCGATGACAACGCCAAATCTTTCGTCGAGATATCCCGCAAGTACTCCATACGGCTTCCCGATCACCAGTTGGCTGCGGCTCCGTTTTCATCGCCCGAAGGTCAAAAGTATTTTTCCGCCATGGCGGCCGCCGCAAACTACGCATGGGCCAACCGTCAGCTCATTACCCACTGGACGCGCGAAGTTTTCACAAGGGTTCTCGCCCGTCCATTGTCCGATATAGGACTGGAGCTGGTTTACGACGTGGCGCACAATATAGCCAAGCGCGAAAAACACGCGGGCAGGGAAGTTGTCGTGCACCGCAAGGGCGCCACGAGGGCTTTCGCGGCGGGACATCCCGACATTCCGCGCGCTTATGCGGACATCGGGCAGCCGGTGCTTCTGCCGGGAACAATGGGTACCGCCAGTTATGTTCTTACGGGCACTCAACCGGCGATGAAAGAAACGTGGGGCTCCAATCCGCACGGCGCGGGCCGCGTTATGAGCCGCTCGCAGATATTAAAAAAAGTGCGCGGCGAACAACTGAAAAATCGCCTGGCTTCCGAGGGTATTTATGTCGTTTCCGAATCGTGGAAAACTCTGGCCGAGGAAGCGCCGGAAGCTTATAAAGATATTTCTGAAGTGGCGGCTGTCTGCTCCGGAGCGGGAATCGCAAAGAAGGTAGCGCGGATGCGGCCTCTTGGGGTCATAAAGGGGTAA
- a CDS encoding DNA gyrase subunit A, with the protein MKQENLDILPPGVSPRNIEDEMKTSFIDYSMSVIMSRALPDIRDGLKPVHRRILFTMKEMGLRHSTAYKKSARVVGDCLGKYHPHGDMAVYDSMVRMAQDFSLRYPLVEGQGNFGSIDGDSPAAMRYTEVRLASISEEMLGDLDKETVDFMPNYDGSMEEPVILPAKLPNLLINGSAGIAVGMATNIPPHNLTEVLDGISALIENRDITIAEIGKIIKGPDFPTAGILYGRSGIKNYFETGRGSVKIRAKAEVEGIKGNRQAIIINELPYQVNKANLLETIADLVRDKKLDDISDLRDESDRDGMRVVIELKRDANAQVVLNQLFKHTQMQVSFGVIMLSIVDGKPRVLNIKQMLENYIAHRKIIVVRRTRFELKKAETRAHILEGLKIALDHLDAVIKTIKESKDVENARERLMEKFKLSKIQAQAILDMKLQQLTNLERKKIDDEYLELIKLIEKLKSILADPKKVLSVIKTELEDLREKYGDERRTRIIAQAVELDEEDLIPHEEVAVTISHAGYIKRIPLSTYRAQGRGGRGVTGMTTKEEDFVEDLFSTDTHAYLLLFTSRGRCYWLRVYEIPEGNRASKGKAIVNFISASSEERVTSTIPIQAFDGDKEKGTYLLMCTRNGTIKKTPLSEYSNPRKGGIIAINLEQGDELMDVKRTDGKSEAIIATADGIAIRFKETDVRSMGRASKGVRGIKLDKTDTVVGMEVVGKDDIFLTASENGYGKRTEVGKYRLQTRGGKGVKNMKTTDRNGRVIGVKKAMDTDDVMLMTQKGITIRLACKAVSVIGRNVQGVRLVRLEEGDRLAAIATVIKEENGNGDSAGDVVEPAQ; encoded by the coding sequence ATGAAACAGGAAAACCTCGACATCCTGCCGCCCGGCGTGAGCCCTCGCAATATTGAAGACGAAATGAAGACGTCCTTCATCGATTACTCGATGAGCGTCATAATGAGCCGCGCTCTTCCCGACATAAGAGACGGCCTCAAACCCGTTCACCGTCGCATACTTTTTACGATGAAAGAGATGGGCCTTCGCCACAGCACCGCGTACAAGAAGTCCGCGCGTGTCGTCGGCGACTGTCTCGGTAAATATCATCCGCACGGCGACATGGCCGTATACGACTCTATGGTCAGAATGGCGCAGGATTTTTCGCTGCGCTATCCTCTCGTCGAAGGCCAGGGAAACTTCGGCTCGATAGACGGCGACTCTCCCGCCGCGATGCGTTACACCGAAGTGCGTCTCGCCTCGATCTCCGAAGAGATGCTCGGCGACCTCGACAAAGAGACCGTCGACTTTATGCCGAACTACGACGGCTCCATGGAAGAGCCGGTAATCCTGCCCGCCAAGCTGCCGAATCTTCTTATAAACGGCTCGGCCGGAATCGCCGTGGGTATGGCCACGAACATTCCTCCCCACAATCTTACGGAAGTCCTCGACGGAATTTCCGCCCTCATAGAAAACCGCGACATAACCATCGCCGAAATCGGAAAAATAATCAAAGGCCCCGATTTTCCGACGGCGGGCATACTTTACGGCCGTTCCGGCATAAAAAATTATTTCGAGACGGGCCGCGGTTCGGTAAAGATTCGCGCCAAGGCCGAAGTGGAAGGCATCAAGGGCAACCGGCAGGCGATAATAATCAACGAACTTCCGTACCAGGTCAACAAGGCCAATCTTTTAGAGACGATAGCCGACCTCGTCCGCGACAAAAAGCTCGACGATATTTCAGACCTCAGGGACGAATCCGACCGCGACGGCATGCGCGTGGTTATAGAACTAAAACGCGACGCCAATGCGCAGGTCGTATTAAACCAACTTTTCAAACACACGCAGATGCAGGTGTCCTTCGGCGTGATAATGCTCTCAATTGTCGACGGCAAACCCAGAGTGCTTAACATAAAGCAGATGCTCGAAAATTACATCGCGCACCGCAAAATAATCGTCGTCCGCCGCACGCGCTTTGAGTTAAAGAAAGCCGAAACCAGAGCCCACATTCTTGAGGGTCTTAAAATCGCGCTCGATCATCTCGACGCGGTCATAAAGACGATAAAAGAATCCAAGGACGTCGAGAACGCCAGAGAACGCCTGATGGAGAAGTTCAAACTCTCCAAAATACAGGCGCAGGCCATACTCGACATGAAACTCCAGCAACTCACCAATCTGGAGCGCAAGAAAATCGACGACGAATATCTGGAGCTCATAAAACTCATAGAAAAACTTAAGTCCATCCTCGCCGATCCCAAAAAAGTGCTGTCTGTCATAAAAACCGAGCTCGAGGATTTGAGGGAAAAATACGGCGACGAGAGACGCACCAGGATAATAGCTCAGGCGGTGGAACTCGACGAAGAAGATCTTATTCCGCACGAAGAGGTCGCCGTCACCATATCCCACGCGGGCTACATTAAGCGCATACCGCTTTCCACGTATCGCGCGCAGGGGCGCGGCGGACGCGGCGTCACGGGTATGACGACGAAAGAAGAGGATTTCGTCGAAGATTTATTCTCTACGGACACGCACGCGTACCTGCTGTTGTTCACCAGCCGCGGAAGATGTTACTGGCTGAGGGTTTATGAAATACCCGAAGGCAACAGGGCGTCCAAGGGCAAGGCGATAGTCAACTTCATATCCGCCTCGTCGGAAGAGCGCGTGACGTCGACTATACCGATACAGGCGTTCGACGGGGACAAGGAAAAGGGGACATATCTTTTGATGTGCACCAGGAACGGCACGATAAAAAAGACGCCTCTGTCGGAATATTCCAATCCGCGCAAGGGCGGCATCATCGCCATTAATCTTGAACAGGGCGACGAACTTATGGATGTTAAGCGCACCGACGGCAAGTCGGAGGCCATTATCGCCACCGCCGACGGTATTGCGATTCGTTTCAAAGAGACCGACGTGCGTTCCATGGGCAGAGCATCCAAAGGCGTTCGCGGAATAAAACTCGACAAGACCGATACTGTTGTGGGCATGGAAGTCGTGGGCAAGGACGATATTTTTCTTACGGCCTCCGAAAACGGATACGGCAAACGCACCGAAGTCGGCAAGTATCGTCTGCAGACCCGCGGCGGCAAGGGCGTCAAAAATATGAAGACGACCGACCGCAACGGACGGGTCATCGGCGTTAAAAAAGCGATGGATACCGACGACGTTATGCTTATGACTCAAAAGGGCATAACTATACGCCTGGCCTGCAAGGCGGTTTCGGTCATAGGAAGAAATGTCCAGGGTGTGCGATTGGTGCGGCTCGAAGAAGGCGACCGTCTTGCGGCTATAGCCACCGTTATAAAAGAAGAAAATGGTAACGGCGACAGCGCCGGAGACGTCGTCGAACCCGCGCAATAA
- the gyrB gene encoding DNA topoisomerase (ATP-hydrolyzing) subunit B, whose amino-acid sequence MSKNTGVKTQAYDSSTIQVLEGLEPVRKRPAMYIGSTGPQGLHHLVYEVVDNSIDEVLAGYCKNVDVIIHADNSVTVIDDGRGIPVDEMKDVKDPKFKGKPALEVVMTTLHAGGKFDNKSYKVSGGLHGVGVSCVNALSEYLEVEVSRDGRIYFQRYERGAVKTPVTPKGKVDDTGTKVTFKPDTVIFGDAVYSFDILSNRLRELAFLNPGTRITIVDEREDKEHTFNYEGGIVSFVKSLTAGKTTLHPAPIYFRKEKENVIAEIAVQYNDSYTEQVFTYVNNIRTVEGGTHLTGFRSALTRALNDYVKKKNQNITLSGDDVREGLCAVISIKMPDPQFEGQTKTKLGNSDVEGLVKSIVGDSLATYFEENPNVANKIIEKAVLAAEAREAARKARELARRKSALDTASLPGKLADCSERDPDKTELYLVEGDSAGGSAKQGRDRTFQAILPLKGKILNVEKSRLTKILSNDEIRTMITAVGVGVGVGEENFNIAKLRYGKIIIMTDADIDGAHIRTLLLTFFYRQMTPLVEQGNIYIAQPPLYKVKKGKKEMYVETEDKLNKWLLAEGYAAIEDVAVLKGKASKKLDVPELKNLVALLAEIESLFKKLARKGVAVDDYFKFAQAAQFPLYRIDLETPPLYIYTEKEWKAYKADYIRVQQEKLAAEMKAEGEDVNPESLVSELGPELKDLWEIAKINETAKKLDDFGFSMADYAPSNSPIIRIKLSKDIVEASSLAQLPEEVRKIGTSGSSIQRYKGLGEMNPQQLWETTMDPKNRKLLQVRLEDTIEADRIFTTLMGDKVEPRRLFIEQHAHLVRNLDI is encoded by the coding sequence ATGAGCAAGAACACAGGCGTAAAAACTCAGGCCTACGATTCATCCACAATACAAGTTTTGGAGGGTTTGGAGCCGGTCAGAAAGCGCCCCGCTATGTACATAGGTTCGACGGGTCCGCAGGGTCTTCATCACCTCGTTTATGAAGTCGTGGACAATTCCATTGACGAGGTTCTCGCGGGGTACTGCAAAAATGTCGACGTTATCATTCACGCCGATAATTCGGTGACGGTAATCGACGACGGACGCGGAATTCCCGTAGACGAGATGAAGGACGTGAAAGACCCAAAATTCAAGGGTAAGCCGGCTCTCGAAGTGGTAATGACCACGCTGCATGCCGGCGGAAAATTCGACAACAAATCTTACAAAGTTTCCGGCGGTCTTCACGGAGTGGGCGTTTCGTGCGTTAACGCGCTTTCCGAATATCTTGAAGTGGAAGTTTCCCGCGACGGCAGAATATATTTCCAGCGATACGAGCGCGGCGCGGTAAAAACACCCGTGACGCCCAAGGGCAAGGTCGACGACACCGGCACAAAAGTTACTTTCAAACCCGACACGGTCATATTCGGCGACGCCGTATATTCTTTTGATATTCTCTCGAACCGTTTAAGAGAACTCGCTTTCCTGAATCCGGGCACGCGCATAACCATAGTCGACGAGCGCGAGGACAAGGAGCACACGTTCAATTACGAGGGGGGAATAGTAAGTTTCGTCAAATCCCTTACCGCCGGCAAGACCACGCTTCATCCCGCGCCGATATATTTCCGCAAGGAAAAAGAGAATGTCATTGCCGAGATAGCGGTGCAGTATAATGATTCCTACACCGAGCAGGTCTTCACTTACGTCAACAACATCCGCACCGTCGAGGGGGGGACTCATCTTACGGGATTCCGCTCGGCCCTGACGAGAGCGCTGAACGATTACGTCAAAAAGAAAAACCAGAACATAACGCTTTCCGGCGACGACGTCAGAGAGGGCCTTTGCGCCGTCATATCCATAAAAATGCCCGACCCTCAGTTCGAGGGTCAGACCAAGACGAAACTCGGCAACTCCGACGTGGAAGGATTAGTTAAGTCCATCGTCGGCGATTCTCTGGCGACTTATTTCGAGGAAAACCCCAACGTAGCCAACAAGATAATCGAGAAGGCAGTACTCGCGGCCGAAGCCCGCGAAGCCGCCAGAAAAGCCCGCGAACTCGCCCGACGGAAAAGTGCGCTCGATACGGCGTCTCTGCCCGGGAAACTCGCTGACTGCTCGGAAAGAGACCCCGATAAAACCGAACTCTATTTGGTCGAGGGAGATTCGGCCGGCGGCTCGGCCAAGCAGGGCCGCGACCGGACTTTTCAGGCGATACTTCCTCTTAAAGGCAAGATTCTCAATGTGGAAAAATCACGCCTTACGAAAATTCTCTCCAACGATGAAATACGCACGATGATAACCGCCGTCGGCGTGGGCGTCGGCGTCGGCGAAGAGAACTTCAACATCGCCAAACTCCGCTACGGCAAAATAATAATAATGACCGACGCCGACATAGACGGCGCGCACATAAGGACTCTTCTTCTGACGTTTTTCTACCGTCAGATGACGCCGCTCGTGGAGCAGGGAAATATCTACATTGCCCAGCCGCCGCTCTACAAAGTCAAGAAGGGTAAAAAAGAGATGTACGTCGAGACGGAGGATAAACTCAATAAGTGGCTGCTTGCCGAGGGTTATGCCGCCATTGAAGACGTCGCCGTGCTTAAGGGCAAGGCGTCAAAAAAACTCGACGTTCCCGAACTCAAAAACCTCGTCGCGTTGCTTGCGGAGATAGAATCGTTGTTTAAGAAACTTGCGCGCAAGGGCGTTGCCGTCGACGACTATTTCAAATTCGCGCAAGCCGCTCAATTTCCGCTTTACAGAATCGATCTGGAAACTCCCCCGCTTTACATATACACCGAGAAAGAGTGGAAGGCGTATAAGGCCGATTATATCCGCGTACAGCAGGAGAAACTTGCCGCGGAGATGAAAGCGGAGGGCGAGGATGTAAACCCCGAGTCGCTTGTATCCGAGTTGGGGCCCGAGTTAAAAGATCTCTGGGAAATCGCCAAAATAAACGAAACCGCAAAAAAGCTCGACGATTTCGGTTTTTCTATGGCCGACTACGCGCCGTCGAATTCGCCGATAATCCGTATAAAACTTTCAAAGGATATCGTCGAGGCGAGTTCGCTGGCGCAGCTGCCGGAGGAAGTCCGAAAGATCGGGACATCCGGATCTTCGATACAGCGTTACAAAGGTCTCGGAGAGATGAATCCCCAGCAGTTGTGGGAAACAACTATGGATCCGAAGAACCGCAAGCTCTTGCAGGTGCGGCTCGAGGACACCATCGAGGCCGACAGAATATTTACTACGCTTATGGGCGACAAAGTGGAGCCGCGCCGGCTTTTTATAGAGCAGCACGCTCACTTAGTCAGAAATCTGGATATATAA
- the dnaN gene encoding DNA polymerase III subunit beta — protein MLIKAPKEKLLSVLNVIQNAVSTKTTMAILNNFYIGIKGQTVHLAATDLEIFVEATFKADALKTDKEKPELSDGECAIPAKRFIEMVREQDAGRLIEVKTDDGSRLNVKCGRSRFNLPCFSPKDYPEQLEFPKQKIISVQSVLLRDMIEKTIFSVSVEDVRYALNGVYFVVEKNTLKLVATDSRRLAFVSGEIEGAKFSHTAIVPHKALVELLRLMDLMEATEIKIGFSDNQVSFAVNEAILSSRLIDSEFPNYERVIPKESQITSKIKARELLGGLKQLQFLAQDKSSAVKFSFQKGGINLMASVAGVGQGEVELDADYTDKPIDIVFNLNYVMDFLKVAKDSEIRIELVSGVSPVVFSPSDAPSVPNLKKYLYIVMPIRTE, from the coding sequence ATGCTTATAAAAGCTCCAAAGGAAAAGTTGCTCTCGGTGCTCAACGTGATTCAGAATGCCGTATCCACGAAGACCACAATGGCCATTCTCAACAATTTTTATATCGGCATAAAAGGCCAGACGGTTCATTTGGCCGCGACGGACCTTGAGATATTCGTGGAGGCGACGTTTAAGGCCGACGCGCTCAAAACCGACAAAGAAAAGCCGGAACTGTCCGACGGCGAATGCGCCATTCCCGCCAAACGTTTCATAGAAATGGTCAGGGAGCAGGACGCCGGCCGTCTCATAGAAGTCAAAACCGACGACGGTTCGCGTCTTAACGTAAAGTGCGGACGTTCGCGTTTCAACCTGCCGTGCTTTTCTCCCAAGGATTATCCCGAGCAGCTCGAATTCCCCAAGCAGAAAATAATCTCGGTTCAATCGGTGCTGCTGCGCGATATGATAGAAAAAACCATCTTTTCCGTTTCGGTCGAAGACGTAAGATACGCTCTTAACGGGGTTTATTTCGTCGTCGAAAAGAACACGCTTAAACTTGTGGCGACCGATTCGCGCCGTTTGGCTTTTGTATCCGGCGAAATAGAGGGCGCGAAATTTTCGCATACCGCAATCGTGCCGCATAAAGCGCTCGTGGAACTCCTTCGGCTTATGGATCTTATGGAGGCCACCGAGATAAAAATAGGTTTTTCGGACAATCAGGTTTCTTTTGCCGTCAACGAAGCTATATTGAGTTCCCGGCTTATCGATTCCGAATTTCCCAATTACGAACGCGTTATTCCCAAGGAGTCGCAGATAACCTCAAAGATAAAGGCGCGCGAACTTCTGGGCGGTCTTAAGCAGCTGCAATTCCTGGCGCAGGACAAATCAAGCGCGGTGAAATTCTCGTTTCAAAAAGGCGGCATCAATCTTATGGCGTCAGTGGCCGGTGTGGGTCAGGGCGAGGTGGAACTGGACGCGGATTATACGGACAAGCCCATTGACATAGTGTTCAATCTGAATTATGTAATGGATTTTCTTAAAGTGGCCAAGGATTCCGAAATCAGAATAGAACTTGTTTCGGGGGTAAGTCCGGTGGTCTTTTCTCCGTCGGACGCGCCGTCGGTTCCCAATCTTAAAAAGTATTTGTACATAGTGATGCCCATAAGGACGGAGTGA
- a CDS encoding chromosomal replication initiator protein DnaA: MTRILPMENIKELWDKIIDGLKTKFTSDVVDLWLTPIELFHKNATEFVLQVPNKFFRNWVEENCLADVKNSLAAAYGLPSGNDVGVEYIELQNVTGGEMTGSETLNAGGAKEPVERVEAAVTSIFNPKLSFSKFIVGKQNQFAYSGAWAVANDPGKQYNPLFIWGGVGLGKTHLLNAIGNRVNENFPKVKTLYVQTKTFINDFIDSIRFGTPATFRNKYSNVECLLIDDIQFLVGKASCQEEFFYTFNAIYDSKKQIVLTSDKPPKDIGGLEERLISRFVWGLVVPIDPPDLETRIAILRSKADEERVYVPEDVILYLASEIKTNIRVLEGALTKVAANAALLGTPLTVDTAKKILQDIITKEKETRPVTIERIQKAVAEHYSLKLSDLKSKRRTEMLAIPRHIAMYLSREMTPSSHAAIGEEFGGKDHSTVIHAINKIKAKAESDPFFSAELNKIVKKINYE; encoded by the coding sequence ATGACTCGAATACTCCCAATGGAAAACATAAAGGAATTGTGGGATAAAATCATCGACGGCCTGAAAACCAAATTCACTTCGGATGTGGTGGATTTATGGCTTACACCGATTGAACTTTTCCACAAGAATGCCACCGAATTCGTCTTACAGGTGCCGAATAAATTTTTCCGCAACTGGGTGGAAGAAAACTGCCTTGCCGATGTAAAGAACTCTCTGGCGGCCGCCTACGGTCTGCCGTCGGGAAATGATGTCGGCGTTGAATACATTGAGTTGCAGAACGTAACCGGCGGGGAAATGACCGGAAGTGAAACACTCAACGCGGGCGGCGCAAAAGAACCGGTCGAACGAGTCGAAGCCGCCGTTACTTCTATATTCAACCCGAAGCTTTCATTCTCAAAATTCATCGTCGGAAAACAAAATCAGTTCGCCTACTCCGGCGCTTGGGCCGTGGCCAATGACCCCGGAAAACAGTATAATCCGCTTTTCATCTGGGGCGGCGTGGGACTGGGGAAAACGCATTTGCTCAACGCCATAGGAAACCGCGTAAACGAAAACTTCCCAAAGGTGAAAACGCTTTACGTGCAAACCAAAACATTTATAAACGACTTCATCGACTCCATACGTTTCGGCACGCCGGCAACCTTTCGCAATAAATATTCGAATGTGGAATGTCTTCTAATCGACGATATACAGTTTCTTGTGGGAAAGGCAAGCTGCCAGGAAGAATTTTTCTATACCTTCAACGCTATCTATGATTCCAAAAAACAAATAGTTCTTACTTCCGACAAACCTCCCAAAGACATAGGCGGATTGGAAGAGCGTCTTATATCAAGATTCGTGTGGGGTCTGGTGGTTCCGATAGACCCGCCCGACCTTGAAACCCGCATAGCCATACTCCGCTCCAAGGCGGACGAAGAGCGCGTTTACGTGCCGGAAGACGTAATACTCTATCTGGCCAGCGAAATAAAAACCAACATACGCGTTTTGGAGGGCGCGCTCACCAAGGTAGCCGCCAACGCGGCCCTGCTGGGAACGCCTCTTACCGTCGACACGGCAAAAAAAATTCTGCAGGATATAATTACAAAAGAGAAAGAAACCAGGCCCGTCACCATAGAAAGGATTCAGAAAGCGGTGGCCGAACACTATAGTTTGAAACTCTCCGATCTCAAATCCAAAAGACGCACGGAAATGCTCGCCATTCCCAGACACATAGCGATGTATCTGTCGCGCGAAATGACCCCATCGTCGCACGCGGCCATAGGAGAAGAGTTCGGCGGCAAAGATCATTCGACCGTGATACACGCGATAAACAAAATTAAAGCCAAAGCGGAATCGGACCCGTTTTTTAGCGCGGAACTCAATAAAATCGTAAAGAAGATAAATTACGAGTGA